CAATCATGATCATGGCCACCAAGGACAAATGAGTTTAAGGGCAGCTTTGTTAGATTCAAAAGGGATTAAACTGAATGATTGGCTTCTGGATGACCGGGTGTGCGACTGCTGTCAGACAGGTTCTACGGTAAGCCAATCAGGCCCGGCAGTAGTATTCCGTGACCGATCCGCGACAGAAATCAGGGACATAGGTTTTATCTCTTGGGATGGTTCCCATTGGAATGAAACGAAAATTGTAAATATGGACCTATGGGAAATCCCCGCCTGTCCAGTCAATGGACCTAGAATTGCCTCGCTTGGCAACACCCTGGCCATTGCTTGGTTCACGGCAGCACAGGATAGGCCGGAAGTCAAATTGGTTTTCTCAGAAGACAATGGGAATTCATTCGGAACTCCAATCCATATTGGACTTGGAAAAACTATTGGACGGGTAGCCTTGCAAATGTTAGATGATCAGCATGCTTTTGTGATCTGGATGGAGGAAGGAAAATTGCTTGGAAAAAAAGTGGCAAAAACCGGGAAAACAGCCGCCCATATTGAGATCGCTGCAAGTTCAGAAAAAAGGTCAAGTGGTTTTCCACAGATGACGATAACAGGCAATCACATCTGGGTAGCGTGGACAGATGATTCTCAGCCGAAAAAACAAATCAAAACTGCTTATTTGAATAAAGCCTCTATTCTTGCAGACTAACTTGTTGCATTTGGGTATCCACCGAAATAATTCCCAATAAAATTTCCATCTTGGATTTGAGATCATTGATTCTTGAAGAAGGATAGAGGTATGCTGCTTTGATCAACTGTATATAGGCATCCTTGTACTTCTTTTCGTAAAATTTTCTGATGGCATCATTATAATATTGTAAACCTGCCAATTCCCTTAGCCCGATATAATTTAGATCCATTCCGGAAGCTGGA
This Cecembia calidifontis DNA region includes the following protein-coding sequences:
- a CDS encoding exo-alpha-sialidase, whose product is MMKRNKIAIQLSKGLMLLSIALFSCQKKKETETFLPPQFQKGPIIQVLDKDIALPSLTSHHDKTYASWVEQSEKTSRLYFAELVQNELKNTHLIAEGEDWFVNWADYPQIRIFEDGSLLTVFLKKSGPGTFAYDVMYTLSKNGKEWTVPQKLHDDVTQTEHGFVSMSPWGKNMLITWLDGRNTAGGNGHNHDHGHQGQMSLRAALLDSKGIKLNDWLLDDRVCDCCQTGSTVSQSGPAVVFRDRSATEIRDIGFISWDGSHWNETKIVNMDLWEIPACPVNGPRIASLGNTLAIAWFTAAQDRPEVKLVFSEDNGNSFGTPIHIGLGKTIGRVALQMLDDQHAFVIWMEEGKLLGKKVAKTGKTAAHIEIAASSEKRSSGFPQMTITGNHIWVAWTDDSQPKKQIKTAYLNKASILAD